Genomic segment of Bacteroidota bacterium:
ATTCGCCATTAATACGTACAAAACCAGTAAGTGGCAAGGCATGCCAGGCAAAGGTTTTAAACCAGCCGCCAGAAGCAAGTAGCACGAAAAATAAAAGCGGCAACAGACTGAATAAAATTACTTTACGGGTTATATTTTTAAAATAAAAAAACAAACCAACTATCAGTGCGATTCCGCCATAGACATTTCGCATTGAAATATCAGTATCAAAAAAATTGGTCTTATGAACGGCTAAAGGAAATAAAACGGAGAAATAAGACTGTAAAGTCGTAGAGGCAAACTGTGCATATTCTGTCGGTACCCTGCTACTCCGCGATATATGCTGCAGAACTTCAAGATTACTGACAATAATAACCGAGCAGCACAGGCCTGCAATTATTAGTAACACAAAATTTATTTTCCAGAAATTTCCGGTGTAAAACTTTTTTGTTGCCGAATTTCTGAATAAGTATATAAAAAGTATAACAAACAGGAAGAAGTAAGAACCTCCAATTACCTGGCTTGGATGTGTAGCAGACATAAATAAAAAAACACTGAAACCGCTGGCGATGAAATTTTTAACAATAGGTGCTTTATGAGTACGGATAAAATATAAGAGGACAAAAGGGAAAAATGCCAACCCCGGTATCATAATAAAATGCTGTAATCGTCCTACTGCACAACCGCAGCATATATATGCAAGCCCGGTTAGCAAAGCCGTGTTTTTGGAAAATAATTCTTTGATTAACTTATACATGCCCCATCCGCCAAGCAGCAGGTAAAACATTTCTTCTAGCGTAATTGTATAGATCGAATAGCCAATGGTTTTTGCTATCAGCCATAGAAATGGGTTCCAGAAACCATTATTCATATCTCCATATTGGGGTATACCATAATGTATGTATGGGTTCCACCAGGGAAAATAGCCGGAGTATAAACTCTCGCTGATAACAAAACGGGTAGGAAGATTTTGCGTTATTAAATCATTTTTTAAATGAAAAAAGGGTAAAAACACCGGCAAGTAAACAATAAAGAGAAATAGTAAAAAAAGCGCAACAGGGTTTCGATATAAAAATGAAGCGACTTTTTTCATTTGATTAATAAACATAGTTACGGATAAAGATACTATCTGGATGCGGATCCATTTTAAAACCGTCTTTCAGTGAACTGCCTCGAAGCAGCAGGTATTTATTTTCTTGATAAATACATGGAAGATCTGTATTGTAGCAGTCACGTAGCCATCCATTATTAATTACTTCGGGGAGGTTAAAATTCATACCATTAATTGTAATGATTCCGACCGGAGGTTGGTCCAGCTTTGCAGTGTGTACAAAATAATCAGGGTGTTCAAAAAATGGCTGCGATTTTAAATAAAGGTAATAACCAGTTATAAAAAATGTAAGTATAATAAGAGGCTTGTGTAACTGGGGAGTAAAATATTTACCAAAATAAAAACAGATCGGGAAAAAAGCCAACATAAGCAGTACGCCATAACCAAAGCGGGGAGAAGGTGCCGTGAAGAACCATCCCGCCGCCATTAGTATAAGAACAAAGAATAAACCACGCAGTGATTTATGGCTGACTGATAACCCTGACTTGAAAAAAAACAAAGCAAGAGAAAGCAACGACAGACCAATAATGATTTTTTGCTGAAATAATAATCCCGTTGCCCATAAATGTATCCAGCTTTGCTGCATAAGTTCGGGAACCTTTGTAAAATCGATGCTTTTGCTATTGTAAAACCTGTTTGAGACATAAATATATTGTCTGAGATAGTCTGTCATTTCCAACGGAAGTTTCCAGTCGGGATTATTAAAACTGATAGGCATAGGATAAACCGGGTATCCTGTGACTATATAATTTTTAATTAAAAGAGGAGTGATGATTATAATTCCTGCGGTAAGACAATAAATCCAGTATTTGATCTTTAAAAAACCGGATAAATAGAATAACAATAAAAGCACAAGGAATATACCGGAGAGCTTAAATGGAATTACTGAGATACAAAGAACAATGAATATAAAAGAGATTTTTTTTTCTTCTTGTAGAAATAAGATTGATTCAAGGAGAAACGATATAGCAATTAAAGTTAATGCGGTTACAATGAAATCGTAATTTGTAGAGCTTGCTGCATCTCTGAAAAGCTCCCATTCAAGCATGGAAAACAAAATAACCAGTAAATAAAAATGACTCATTACCTGGTGGGATGAAGAGGTTTTTTTCAAAAAATGAAATCGCCAGTTATTAATCAACCATACAAAAAACCAAATAACAGTTGTAGTATTCAACCAGGTGAAATTTTCATAACTGAAATATGGAATTCGGAACATTGCGATCAGGTTAAACCAGTTAGAGCCTAACCCAAAACGTGGAAAAAGATTTGCTATGCCTGGAACAGTACCATATTCATTGAACCAGCGGATGATCTGTACATGATATATCTGTGTATCACTATTCAGGGGTTTTAAAACGCCGGGTATAAAACATGCTGCAAGGCAAACAAGAATAAAACTAACCTCAACCAATGAAAGATTTAATTTTAACGGAAACATTTTCAATAACTCTACAGCTGCTTTTCTTTTTGAAATTAGAAATAACAATGGCACAATGCTGAATAAAAGAAGATAGCTAAACCTCATTGGTAAAAACAGGCAAAGCCAGGAACTAATAAATGACAATGTAATTAACCCGGCAAAATAAAGGAAGCAATAAAATCCTGCCGTTGAACGGATCCAGAAATTATTTCCGGGTTTGATTTTTTTTGCTGCCAATAAAATCATGAGTCCCCATACCATGCAAATAGTAGAAATAATAATCATATGTACTGCGAGCTGAAGCATAGATTAGATTACAGGATCAGGTTTTATTTTTCCTGGCTACTGCAATCGCAGAAAGCCCGGCTTTATGAAAAGTGATTTTGTCTAATAACTTTCCAAAAGGCACTATGTTATTGAACAATTTCATTTCAGTTTTAGGCAATACTTTAAATTTTCGGATCTTACCATATAGCCATGCAGGAATGCCGATAAAGTTGAAACAAAATGATTTTTCAATATTGAAACCTTCTGCATTAATTTTTTTACAAATTGATTTAGTGGTATACCGGCGGTAATGATTCAGTTGCTTATCCATCTCGGAAAACAGGAATGAATAAGCTGGCACCAGGATGATCAGGGTGCCATTTTCTTTTAACAAAAATCTGCAATTCTGAATTGCATAACTGTCATCAGCCAGGTGCTCAAGCACATTTAAAAGAAATACAGCATCAAATTTTTCTTTTAGATCTTCATAGCATTTACTGAATTCTTTTGTTTGCAGATCAATAGAAAGAAAGTTTTTAACGTTCGGGTAGGTATGAAATTTTTTTTGCAGGTGATCAAGGTAAAAAGGATCAATATCTGATAATGTAATTGCATCTCCTTTCAGGACGAAAAATTTTGAAATATTACCCATTCCGCTTCCGATTTCAAGAATATTTCCGGATGCATAAGGGCTAATTGCAGAGTACATCCAGTTATTAAATGCGTCTGCTTCAGATAATATCTGTAATGCCTGGTGACCGGTATTTTCTCTTGGTTGCAAATGCTGGTTATTTTTTTGAAAAGAGGTTATACCTGATAATACAATAAAATGCCCTGAAGCCATCAGTGAAATTAATTTTTTTCCCTTCTGCAAAATTCCGTCCCTTATATGAAATGCCCACTTCTTTTATTCTCACATCTTTTCTATGACCAAGTTTGGCTATTATTTCAGGGTCAAAACCAAAACGATGTTCTTCAATAATAACAGACTTCAGGATTTGGGTTTTGAACATTTTATAACAGGTATGTATGTCTGATAAATGCTGGCCAGTTAAAATGTTCGATAAAAAGGTATAAACTTTATTTACCAGTTTGTGTAAAATAAAGGGCCCCTTATGTGGGCCATCTCCACGAAACCTTGATCCAAGTACCACATCCGCCTCATTATTCATGATCGGTTGTAACAAAAGATTAAAATCATTTGGATCATATTCAAGATCTGCATCCTGAACGATAACAACTTCGCCGGTAACATGTTCCAAAGCTGTTTTTATGCTACTGCCTTTACCCAAATTTTTTTCATGATTTAATAATCGGATATCTGCTCCGGTATTTTGGGTGATAAATATTTCAATATTTTTTTGAGTAGCATCAGCAGATCCATCATTTACAATTATTATTTGTTTTGCCAGGCTGTAGCCGGGATCACATTCAATTACTCTCTTCAAAACAGTTGCTACGTATTGTTCTTCATTATAACAGGGTATGATGATGCTGAGTTGTTTTATTTCTGTATTCTGGGATTGCATTCAGGTTTATCTGTAGTATCAGCGAAAATACTTTTTAAGCTTAAGAAAAGGCATTTCAAAGAAATAAAAACTCAAAATGCTGATCAGGAATCCTGCTACTGTTGCTATTGCTGCTGCTAAGAACTGTGAGCTTCCTGTATTTATATGTAATACCTGTTTTAAATAATTCAGCAATATCGGGAAAAGCAAAACATAAATGGGCCAGTGATAAATGTAAAAGCCATACGAAATTTTACCAATGAAACGTAAGGGGGTAAAACTTAGTAGTATGGTAATAAAATTTTTATTCAATGTAGCAGCTTCGGAAACTATTACAGCAAAAACAATTGCAAAAGTAGTGTAGCCGATCAGGGGAAAATAAGGAAATGAGAACCCGTAGTTTTTATTAATGAAGTAAAACACAAAATTAAAGATCGCAACAGAGCTTATGATATAGGGTGTATTGTTAGTAATGAATTTTGGCGATATAAATTTTATAAGTGCCAATGCGCTGCCAATACAAATACCATCGATGCGGCTAAAAGTAAACCAGCTAAAATATTGAAATCCTTCAATTTGTTTATTCCACAATACTAACCTTAGAATAATAATTCCAATCAAAAAAAACAAGCTTATCGCAAGTAAAACTTTCGGTTTCCTGAATATTAGAATAACAAAAGGCCAGATAAGGTAATATTGTTCTTCCACTGCCAGTGACCATAAGTGAAGCAGGATATTTGAATAGGCGTGGGGTTTAATAATATACAACCAGTTTTGTGTATAGGTCCAAAGCCAGGCCTGGTTGTTTGTATAATATTCAAGATTGACTGTAGACGAAATAAAATGAGGAAGTATTAAAAGAAAAATTATCAATAGCAGGTAATAAATGGGAAAAATTCTTAAAATCCGTCTTGTATAAAAGGATTTTAAATAATTTTTTGATCCTGTTTCTCTGATAAGTATATCAGTAATAAGAAATCCTGATAGCACAAAAAACAAGTCTACACCCAACCAGCCAAAAAAGAAGTAGTTGATGAAACCGAAATTGTGAAAAAACACAACAAGCAATATCGCTATTCCCCGCACACCATCTAAAGCAGGATAGTGTTGTCTATCGGTTTTTATTTCCGTCATCAGCAGTAGGTGGGTTAGTTTATTGAACCAAAGATAATTTTCTAAGGATATATTTTCCAATCATATCAAATTCGATATTCATAGTGTCACCTTTATCTAAATATTGAATATTGGTATGATTAAAAGTATAAGGAATAATGGCTACCCTGAATGTTTTCTTTTTCACATCAAATGCAGTAAGGCTTATTCCGTTTATACAGATAGAACCTTTTTCTATCACCAGTTCAGCAAATTTTTTTGGAAACTCAAATTCAAAAACCCAGCTTCCATCTTTGGGTTTTTTCTGAAGGCATGTTGCGGTAGTGTCCACATGGCCCTGCACCCAATGGCCATCAAGACGGCTGTTCATTGTCAGGCATCTTTCAAGGTTTATGGTGCCGCCTTCCTTCCAGCTACCCAAATTGGTTTTGATCAATGTTTCCTCAATTGCCGTCACTTGATGGCGGTTGTCTGAAACTTCCTCTACGGTAAGGCAGGCGCCGTTATGGCTCACACTTTGGTCTGTTTTAAGTTGATTAGAAATAGGGGACTCGATCCAAAAACTCTTGTTGGAACCATTGGAAATGACCTGTTTAATAATGCCAGTTGCTTCTATTATTCCCGTAAACATTCGACAAATCTCCCCAAAGGCGGCCACTTGGACAAATTCCTTCTTACAAAGCTTTTTCATTTGAACATCAGCCCCTATCTTTGCAGCCCATTTAAAAAAATTACCAAAGGAGGTATACAAATGCTGATTATCGATTCTAAAGACTGCGAAAACATAGACAAGGCCCTCAAAAAGTATAAAAAGAAATTTGAGAAGTCAAAAGTGCTTCTGCAGTTGCGTGAACGCCAGTCTTTCACTAAGCCGTCAGTTAAACGTCGGGGTGAAGTGTTGAAAGCTGTTTACAAGCAGAAAATCGCCAGCGGAAAAATAGAGAAGTAAGCTTTTGCTTTTTTATAAATCGGCACATAGCAGCAAAGTTTTATAGCTTTGCTGCTATTGTTATTTATGGAGGTAGCTAATCATCCGCATATCCAATCCTTTCTTGATTACCTGAAATTTGAAAAACGATATTCAGTTCATACCATCATCGCTTATCAAACCGATCTTTCTGATTTTTTTAATTTCCTGAAGAATACTTTCGATAACACTGAGCTGAAACTGATCTCTCATACATGGGTGCGCAGCTGGCTTGCATCGTTGAAAGAGAACGACAATACATCACGTAGCATCAACCGGAAAATATCAACGTTAAAATCTTTTTTCAAGTATCATATAAAGTCGGGCAATTTGCAATCAACTCCAATGAGCCAGGTAATATCACCGAAAATGCAAAAGCGATTGCCTTCTTTCATTAGAGAAAAGGATGCACTAAAAATGATAGATGCTGTAAGTGTTGCAACCGAAGATTGGGATTCGTTAAATGCAAAAATGCTGATCACTCTTTTTTATGCAACCGGCATGCGGTTAAGTGAATTAATAAATCTTAAAGAATCACAAATTGATACCGGAAATAGACAGTTAAAAATTTTGGGTAAAGGAAACAAGGAAAGAATCATTCCCGTACCCGCAACAATACTGGCTGATATAAAGGATTACAAGGCACAGAAAAGAAAACTGTTTGAAAAAGTACAGGACATTTTACTCGTTACTTCAAAAGGTCAAAAGCTATATCCTAAATACGCTTATAATATTGTGAACCGTGTTTTAGGAGAATCCAGCACATTGGACAAAAAAAGCCCCCACGTCTTGCGTCATAGTTTTGCCACACATCTCATGAACAATGGTGCAAACCTGAATGCTGTAAAGGAATTACTGGGTCATAGCAGCCTTTCCTCTACCCAGGTTTATACACATAATACTATCGAAAAGCTCAAAGATGTTTATAAAAAGGCCCATCCAAAGGCCTAGAAAAATTTTACCATTTTTCTGTAAAATCGGGCTTCAGAAGTTTGGAAAAAACAGGCTGTGTTCGTAACTTGAACATGAAGTACAAAAAACTTTTAACCAAGTTCTTTACATATTGTTTCACTTAAATTAAGAGCTATGAACGTAAACATTCAAACCGTACGTTTTGCGGCGGACAGAAAGTTGTTGGATTACATTGAGAAAAAAATGGAAAAGCTAAACAACTTTCACCATCGAATTATCCGAGTAAATGTTTTTCTCAAACTTGACAATGTGGCTCACACAATTAAAGACAAGATTGCAGAAATCAGGATTCACGTACCCCGGTACGATTTTTTTGTAAAAGCAGGCAGCAAATCTTTTGAAGAATCATTTGACCAGGCATTCGAATCACTACTGGTTCAACTAAAACGAAAAAAAGAAAAGCAAGCAGCATAAAACAAGCAGCATAAAATTTTTCAAGACCTCCGCATTGCGGGGGTCTTTTTCATTTATGTACTAAACCGTATTACTACCATTAAACCTTTGTTGCAAGTTTATCCTGAGCTTGTCGAAAGACTCTCTTGTACTTTCTGTTTTCTATTCAACATTTGCATCGCATTTTGCAGAATAATGAGGACAATCAGCAATCCTGATCAGATAATAAACACAATCATCTGAAAACAAGTAAAAAAATAGTTAACTGAACATTTTTGCAATTATCAAATTCCCTTACCTTTGCCTCCCCTAATAAATGGGGGTAGTTCTTTATTGCCTCGACCGCCGTAGCATCCTTGAAAAACCGAGAGACAGTGGCGGGCTGAAGGAAAGTAATATCACTTTAGTTCAATTGGTTGAGCACCCCAGCTTGAATGGGGATGATCTTTGGTTCGAAGTTAAAGTAGATGTTTGAAAAGTAATGCCACTTTAGCTCAGCTGGTAGAGCAACTGATTTGTAATCAGTAGGTCGTTGGTTCGATTCCGACAAGTGGCTCTGTTTATCCGATTTACAGATTGGGTTTACGATGGGCAGATGGCCGAGTGGCTAAAGGCGACAGACTGTAAATCTGTTCTCTCACGAGTACGGAGGTTCGAATCCTTCTCTGCCCACGAAAGTTCTTTATATCGATGAGATTTTTAGCAGCGGGAGTAGCTCATTTGGTAGAGCGATAGCCTTCCAAGCTATAGGTGGCGAGTTCGAGCCTCGTCTCCCGCTCTTGATTGAGTCATTCCGCACTGACTTCAATGACTCAAAAAGCCGTTGTAGCTCAGTGGCAGAGCACTTCCTTGGTAAGGAAGAGGTCAAGGGTTCAATTCCCTTTAACGGCTCATCCTTCGGCAGGTTCAGAATGACAACTGAAAGTGCTGAATAGAAAACAGAAAGTACAAGAGTGCGACGCAACGGAAGCTTAATAGTAGCCCTGTTGCATGGCACATTATTTATAAAAACAACTTTTAAAACCGATAACAATGTCAAAAGAGACCTTTAAGAGGGACAAACCCCACGTTAACGTTGGTACCATTGGCCATATCGACCACGGTAAAACAACACTTACTGCTGCCATCACAACCATTCTTGCAAAGAGCGGTTTGGCAACAGCTAAAAAGTATGATGAAATTGATGCTGCACCTGAAGAAAAGGAACGTGGTATCACGATTAATACGGCCCACGTGGAGTATCAGACGAAGAACCGTCACTATGCTCACGTTGACTGTCCTGGTCACGCTGACTATGTAAAGAATATGATCACTGGTGCTGCACAAATGGACGGAGCAATCCTCGTTGTGGCTGCTACTGATGGTCCAATGCCTCAAACAAAAGAGCACATCCTGCTGGCACGCCAGGTTGGTGTACCCCGCATGGTTGTGTTTATGAATAAAGTTGACCTGGTTGACGATCCAGAATTATTGGAACTTGTAGAAATGGAGATCCGTGAGCTATTGACTTTCTATGGTTTTGACGGTACGAATACGCCGATCATTAAAGGTTCTGCAACTGGTGCGTTGGCTGGTGAAGAAAAATGGTTGGCTGCTATCGATGAACTGATGGCTGCAGTTGATACTTATATTCCGCTGCCTCCTCGTCCGGTTGATCAGCCGTTCCTGATGTCAGTTGAAGACGTATTCTCTATTACGGGTCGTGGTACTGTTGCTACTGGCCGTATTGAAAGAGGTCGTGTAAAAACTGGTGAACCTGTTGAGATCGTTGGTTTGATCGAAAAACCATTGACTTCAACTGTAACAGGTGTGGAAATGTTCCGTAAGATCCTTGATGAAGGTGAAGCTGGTGATAACGCTGGTTTGCTACTTCGCGGTATTGAGAAAACTCAGATCCGTCGTGGTATGGTTATCGTTAAGCCTGGTTCTATTACTCCGCACACTGATTTCAAATGCGAAGTATACGTACTTAGCAAAGAAGAAGGTGGACGTCACACTCCTTTCTTCCAGAAATATCGTCCTCAGTTCTATTTCAGAACTACAGACGTAACAGGTGAGGTAGAATTACCAGCAGGTACCGAAATGGTTATGCCTGGTGATAACTGTACATTGACTGTAAAACTGATTCAGCCGATTGCGATGGAAAAAGGTCTGAAATTTGCGATCCGTGAAGGTGGTCGTACAGTAGGTGCTGGTCAGGTGACTGAGATTTTAAAATAATCTTTATATCTTTGATACTTCAAAAGTCATTGGTCCAAAGGAATTTCCGAACGGCCGGTGACTTTTGATTCTTACGGGCATGGTGCAACGGTAGCATACGGGTCTCCAAAACCTTTGATCTGGGTTCGAATCCTAGTGCCCGTGCTGATTAATTTTTTTTTGAAAAGGAAAATAACATGAACAAAATTTCAACTTATTTTAAAGAGAGCTACAAAGAGCTGATGGAAAAAGTAACCTGGCCTACATGGAGCCAGTTACAACAATCTACAATGATTGTATTGGGAGCAACATTAGTTATTACTGCTATTGTGTGGATAATGGATTTTGCTTCTGGTGGTGTACTGAAATTTCTCTACAACCAATTATTTAAAAGCTAATGGAAACTACAGCAAATACAACACCTGTGCAGCAGGAGGAGACGAAGTGGTATGTGCTTCGTGTAGTGAGTGGTAAAGAACGTAAGGTGAAAGAATACCTTGATAAGGAGATAAGCCGCAGTAATTGGAATACAGTGGTAAAACAAGTTTTTTTACCGGTAGAAAAAGTATACAAAGTTGCTAATGGCAAAAAGGTAGTGAGAGAAAGAAACTATTACCCGGGTTATGTAATGGTGGAAATTCAGGAAGGAAAACTTTCTGATGATCTGCGTGACCTGATTAAGAATACAAACAGCGTTATTCATTTTCTTGGAAAAGAAAATCCTATTGCATTACGTAAAGCAGAGGTAAATAAGATGCTGGGTAAAATGGATGAGATGGCTGAAGTTGGTGGTGTAAGTATGAGTGAGCCATTTATCGTTGGCGAAACTATCAAGATCATAGAAGGACCTTTCAATGACTTTAATGGTACGATTGAAGAAGTGAATGACGAGAAGAAAAAATTGAAAGTAACAGTAAAGAT
This window contains:
- a CDS encoding acyltransferase — encoded protein: MTEIKTDRQHYPALDGVRGIAILLVVFFHNFGFINYFFFGWLGVDLFFVLSGFLITDILIRETGSKNYLKSFYTRRILRIFPIYYLLLIIFLLILPHFISSTVNLEYYTNNQAWLWTYTQNWLYIIKPHAYSNILLHLWSLAVEEQYYLIWPFVILIFRKPKVLLAISLFFLIGIIILRLVLWNKQIEGFQYFSWFTFSRIDGICIGSALALIKFISPKFITNNTPYIISSVAIFNFVFYFINKNYGFSFPYFPLIGYTTFAIVFAVIVSEAATLNKNFITILLSFTPLRFIGKISYGFYIYHWPIYVLLFPILLNYLKQVLHINTGSSQFLAAAIATVAGFLISILSFYFFEMPFLKLKKYFR
- a CDS encoding HPF/RaiA family ribosome-associated protein, whose protein sequence is MNVNIQTVRFAADRKLLDYIEKKMEKLNNFHHRIIRVNVFLKLDNVAHTIKDKIAEIRIHVPRYDFFVKAGSKSFEESFDQAFESLLVQLKRKKEKQAA
- the secE gene encoding preprotein translocase subunit SecE, which gives rise to MNKISTYFKESYKELMEKVTWPTWSQLQQSTMIVLGATLVITAIVWIMDFASGGVLKFLYNQLFKS
- a CDS encoding class I SAM-dependent methyltransferase, which translates into the protein MASGHFIVLSGITSFQKNNQHLQPRENTGHQALQILSEADAFNNWMYSAISPYASGNILEIGSGMGNISKFFVLKGDAITLSDIDPFYLDHLQKKFHTYPNVKNFLSIDLQTKEFSKCYEDLKEKFDAVFLLNVLEHLADDSYAIQNCRFLLKENGTLIILVPAYSFLFSEMDKQLNHYRRYTTKSICKKINAEGFNIEKSFCFNFIGIPAWLYGKIRKFKVLPKTEMKLFNNIVPFGKLLDKITFHKAGLSAIAVARKNKT
- a CDS encoding glycosyltransferase family 39 protein — protein: MKKVASFLYRNPVALFLLFLFIVYLPVFLPFFHLKNDLITQNLPTRFVISESLYSGYFPWWNPYIHYGIPQYGDMNNGFWNPFLWLIAKTIGYSIYTITLEEMFYLLLGGWGMYKLIKELFSKNTALLTGLAYICCGCAVGRLQHFIMIPGLAFFPFVLLYFIRTHKAPIVKNFIASGFSVFLFMSATHPSQVIGGSYFFLFVILFIYLFRNSATKKFYTGNFWKINFVLLIIAGLCCSVIIVSNLEVLQHISRSSRVPTEYAQFASTTLQSYFSVLFPLAVHKTNFFDTDISMRNVYGGIALIVGLFFYFKNITRKVILFSLLPLLFFVLLASGGWFKTFAWHALPLTGFVRINGEFTYFALLILFLLSSAGLSSLLQKDNYPHLLTAPFKWLLMLFLTTSLISLILITTTKSSFIFTSSNAAGKYYIKSLFENLSFADLLLIQSLIGIFTVWLIKKYKFSYTASVFIICANLTITTWLSLPFTGLGMKSKKEMQQVINSSPPGIQLQKLTPVSETKLITPENKREFIMLSSFSKKIGNPEMEDYPVQLKSSAAFFSDSALTNFINQQAWLFLSSDTLTTAFTSFDSSAIKVIENGPGKIKCSVSNSGYKFLVLLQNNYPYWRVSMDGKEIKHSTAFKTFISVPVTDGDHIIEFNFNPKPIRTVLQINITILILLLLFLCIKKTRNKSLFK
- a CDS encoding glycosyltransferase family 2 protein, producing MQSQNTEIKQLSIIIPCYNEEQYVATVLKRVIECDPGYSLAKQIIIVNDGSADATQKNIEIFITQNTGADIRLLNHEKNLGKGSSIKTALEHVTGEVVIVQDADLEYDPNDFNLLLQPIMNNEADVVLGSRFRGDGPHKGPFILHKLVNKVYTFLSNILTGQHLSDIHTCYKMFKTQILKSVIIEEHRFGFDPEIIAKLGHRKDVRIKEVGISYKGRNFAEGKKINFTDGFRAFYCIIRYNLFSKK
- the nusG gene encoding transcription termination/antitermination factor NusG, coding for METTANTTPVQQEETKWYVLRVVSGKERKVKEYLDKEISRSNWNTVVKQVFLPVEKVYKVANGKKVVRERNYYPGYVMVEIQEGKLSDDLRDLIKNTNSVIHFLGKENPIALRKAEVNKMLGKMDEMAEVGGVSMSEPFIVGETIKIIEGPFNDFNGTIEEVNDEKKKLKVTVKIFGRSTPVELNYMQVEKIS
- the tuf gene encoding elongation factor Tu, with translation MSKETFKRDKPHVNVGTIGHIDHGKTTLTAAITTILAKSGLATAKKYDEIDAAPEEKERGITINTAHVEYQTKNRHYAHVDCPGHADYVKNMITGAAQMDGAILVVAATDGPMPQTKEHILLARQVGVPRMVVFMNKVDLVDDPELLELVEMEIRELLTFYGFDGTNTPIIKGSATGALAGEEKWLAAIDELMAAVDTYIPLPPRPVDQPFLMSVEDVFSITGRGTVATGRIERGRVKTGEPVEIVGLIEKPLTSTVTGVEMFRKILDEGEAGDNAGLLLRGIEKTQIRRGMVIVKPGSITPHTDFKCEVYVLSKEEGGRHTPFFQKYRPQFYFRTTDVTGEVELPAGTEMVMPGDNCTLTVKLIQPIAMEKGLKFAIREGGRTVGAGQVTEILK
- a CDS encoding 30S ribosomal protein S21, translated to MLIIDSKDCENIDKALKKYKKKFEKSKVLLQLRERQSFTKPSVKRRGEVLKAVYKQKIASGKIEK
- a CDS encoding integrase; translation: MEVANHPHIQSFLDYLKFEKRYSVHTIIAYQTDLSDFFNFLKNTFDNTELKLISHTWVRSWLASLKENDNTSRSINRKISTLKSFFKYHIKSGNLQSTPMSQVISPKMQKRLPSFIREKDALKMIDAVSVATEDWDSLNAKMLITLFYATGMRLSELINLKESQIDTGNRQLKILGKGNKERIIPVPATILADIKDYKAQKRKLFEKVQDILLVTSKGQKLYPKYAYNIVNRVLGESSTLDKKSPHVLRHSFATHLMNNGANLNAVKELLGHSSLSSTQVYTHNTIEKLKDVYKKAHPKA
- a CDS encoding riboflavin synthase, which encodes MFTGIIEATGIIKQVISNGSNKSFWIESPISNQLKTDQSVSHNGACLTVEEVSDNRHQVTAIEETLIKTNLGSWKEGGTINLERCLTMNSRLDGHWVQGHVDTTATCLQKKPKDGSWVFEFEFPKKFAELVIEKGSICINGISLTAFDVKKKTFRVAIIPYTFNHTNIQYLDKGDTMNIEFDMIGKYILRKLSLVQ